The following nucleotide sequence is from Candidatus Limnocylindria bacterium.
ACGGGATTCCACGCCGAGCTCGAGCGGCTCATCGGCGTCTACGACAACAAGAGCCTTGGGGGGATCTCGCCGTACCAGTTCTACATCTGCTGCTTCCGCGCGCGGATCACCGGCGGCGATGCGACACCGTCGGTCGAGACACCTGAGGTCGCGCTCACCGACCCTGCGTCGTTGCCGGAGGACATGTCGCTGCTACAGCGCACGATGCTGGCCGACTCGCTGAAGCGCGACGCGCCCGCGGTGTACCAGTGACCAAGATCGTGGTCTGGTCAGGCTTCGGCGGCATGGCCAACGAGCTTCCGAAGCTGCTAACGGAGGACGACGTCGCGGTCCCGAAGGATGAGTCGGAGCTCGCGACCGCGGCCGAAGCGGAGGTCGGCATCGGCACGAACAACGGCTCGCGCGTTCGAAAGCTCTTCGACGCGGCGCCCAAGCTGAAGTGGTACCACTCGGTCGGCGCGGGCGTCGAGGACCTCGTGGGCGTTCCGGAGTTCCGCGCGCGAGGCATCACGCTCACGAACAACAGCGGCTCGTACGACATCCAGATCGCCGAGCACGCGATGGCCTTCATTCTCGCCGGCGCGAAGCGGTTGCATGTCTACCGCGATCAACAGTCGCGACGCAACTGGAAGGACCACCGGCAGGACGAGATCCGCGGTGCGACGCTCGTGGTGTACGGCCTGGGCAGCATCGGGGCGGAGATCGCCCGGCTCGGGGCAGCGTTCGGCATGCGCGTCATCGGCGTGCGCCGCCGCGTCGAGCCGGCTCCCGGCGTCGAACGCATCGTGCCGCCGGAGATGCTCGCGGAGGTGGCAGCCGAGGCCGACTACCTCGCGGTGGCCGCGCCGCTTACCGCCGCGACGCGCGGCGCGGTGTCACGCGACGTCATCGGCGGGATGAAGAAGACCGCGTGGATCGTGAACATCGCGCGCGGTGCGATCGTGGACGAGGCCGCGCTCGTCGACGCATTGCAGCAAGGGAAGCTCGGCGGCGCGGGTATCGACGCGTTCAGCACCGAGCCGCTGCCCGTGGATCATCCACTGTGGGCGCTCGAGAACGTGATCATCAGCCCGCATTCGTCGAACTCGTCGCCTCACGTGCGCGAGCGCACCGTCGCGCTCTTCGTCGAGAACCTGCGGCGCTTCAAAGCGAACGAGCCGCTGCTCAACCGCGTCGACCTCGAGGCGGGGTACTGATGCGCACCGCGCGCGTGAAGCTCGCGGCGCGCACGGCGGGGTTCACCGAGTCCGTCATCCGCGAGATGACGCGGCTCAACGCCGTCCACGGCGGCATCAATCTCGCGCAGGGCTTCCCCAACTTCGCCGCGCCGCAGGCGCTCAAAGACGCCGCGAAGCGCGCGATCGACGCGGACATCAACCAGTACGCGATCACCTGGGGCGCCAAGTCCCTGCGCGACGCGCTGTCGCGGACCTACGCCGATCTTTATGGGATGGCCGTGGACCCCGAGACGATGCTCACCGTGACCTGCGGGGCGACCGAGGCGATGATCTCGACCCTTCTCGCGCTCGTCGATCCCGGCGACGAGGTCATCGTGCTCGAGCCGTTCTACGAGAACTACGGCCCAGACGCCGACATCGCCGGCGCGCGCCCGGTGTACGTCGCGCTGCGGCCGCCTGAGAACGTGTTCGATCGCGACGAGCTGCGCAAGGCGTTCGGTCCCCGCACGAAGGCGATCATCGTGAACACGCCGAACAATCCCACCGGCCGCGTGTTCACGCGCGACGAGCTCACCTTCATCGCATCGCTCTGCATCGAGCACGACGTCGTCGCCGTGACCGACGAGATCTACGAGCACATCCGCTACGAGGGCGAGCACTTCCCGATGGCGACGCTGCCCGGCATGGCCGAGCGCACGGTGACGATCTCGGGCGCGAGCAAGACGTTCTCGGTCACGGGCTGGCGCGTCGGCTGGATCGTCGCGCCGCCGGAGCTCACCGCGGGGATCCGCAAGGTGCACGACTTCGTGACCGTCGGGGCACCGGCACCGCTGCAGGAAGCGGTCGCGGCCGGCCTCGCGCTGGGTCGTCCGTACTATGCCTCGCTCAGCGCCGAATATCGCAAGCGCCGCGATCTCCTCGTGCCTGCGCTCGAATCGGCGGGGTTCGCTCCCCGCAAGCCGGAGGGCGCGTACTACGTCCTCTGCGACATCACGCCGTTCGGCTTCGACGACGACACCGAGTTCGCGCACTGGCTCGTGTCAGAGGTCGGCGTCGCCGGCGTGCCGGGCTCCTCCTTCTATTCGGAGCCTGCGCTTGGGAAACACCTCATCCGCTTTACGTTCTGCAAGACGCACGACGTGCTCGCCGCCGCGGCCGAGCGCCTGATGCGGACACGGGAGCTCGCGGCGAAGCGGCGCTAGCCGTCAGCGGAAGCGCACCCGCACGACGAGCGGGCGGTGGTCCGACGTCGTCACTTGAAGGATCTGCGCGCTCAACACCTCGATGTCCTTCGTCACGAAGATGTAGTCGAGCTGCTCCTCGCCGGGCGGATCGAACGGGCTCCCCGATGACGTGAAGGTCATCGCTGCCCCAAGTCCTTGACCGGCCAGCGCGTCGATCAGGCCAGCGGCGACCATCGTCGTCACCGCGGGTTTGCTGCGATCGTCGTTGTAGTCGCCGGCGTGGATCGCGCGCCCGCGGCCGTAGTTGGTCGCGAAGGCGGTGATGGCGGCGGCTTGCTCGCCCCGCTCTCGTATCTCCTGGCCGCGGTCGTACGGGGTCAGGTGCGTCGCGGTCACGAACACGTCGCCGGCCGGAGCGGCGATCAGCGCCCACGCGAAGCCACGAGGAATACCGCTCGCCGCGATGGGAAAGTGCACCGTGCCTGAGTTGGCGATGCGGTAGCGGCTGAAGATCGCGTTGCCGAAGTGCACGCCGTTCATCGCTCCGAACACGCTCTGGTATCCGCCGAACCGCCATCGCAGCCACGAGTAGCTGTCGACGCCGCCCGCCAGATCCCAGACGCGATTCACTTCCTGGAGCGTGATGACGTCGGGATTGCTCGCCGCGATCACATCGGCGACGCGCGGCAACGCGGGCAGGCCGTGCAGGTCGAAGCCCTGGTGGATGTTGTAGTCGAACACGGTGAGCTCGCCCGACGCCGGCGCGACCGCGACCTGCGCCGTGTTCGATGGCACGAAGCTCAGCAGAACGCCCACGAGACCGACAACGCCTGCCGCTATGGGTGACCTCCTTGTGCGTACCCTCGCCGCGCCCGATGCCCCGAGCGCCAGAAGGGCGACCGCGACCACCGCAACGGGCCACACGAACGTCGCGGTCCGGTTCGCGTAGTCGGCGTAGGCCGCGAAGGTGAAGACGAAGAAGAGCATCGCTCCTGCGTACGACGCAAGGTACGTGCGCCGCCCGCCCGATTCGCTGAGCGCGCCGGTGAGCACGACGACGAGGCCGGCCTGCGCGGGCACGACCGCGAACGTCGCGATGCCGCCGAGCGGCACGGCGAGCACGCAGAGCAGCGTCACCGCGCCTACGACCGCCATCGGCACCCGACCCGGGATCCACATGAGCGCGAGAGCGGCGGCGACGAGCGACAGCTCGATCACCAGACCCGCGATCGCAAGCTCCCAGCCGCCGAGCGCTTCGATGAACCCGATATTCGCCAGGAGCGTGAGCTGCAGGAACAGGAACGGACCGATCGCGATCGCGCCCCACGATGTGCCGGCCGGCGGGCAGTCAGCCTCCTGCGCCGCCACGCGGGTGACGAGGATGAACAGCGCCGCGAGCACGATGGCGGCGACCCAGCCTCCGGCACCGACGAGGTACGGCACGTCCAGGCCGTGCAGCGCGAGCTGTCCCGCGACCTGCGCGGCGATCCCGAGGACCGCCGCGAGCGCGACGAGTCTCGATGCGCCGTGTCGCGCGGCTTCGTTGACATACGCGGGGAGCCACCAGAGCCAGACGATCACGCCTGCGAACGCGAGGGCCGCGGTCGCCGCTTCGTCGCTCACGACCTGGCGCACGACGATGAGGACCCCGAGCAGCGCGGCCCACCGGTACACCGGACGCGGGCCGCCCGCGATGCGTGCTGCCACCCAGCCCAGGAGCCCGACCGACCAGACGGCGAGCGCGACGAGCCCGACGATCGTCGGAAGCTGATCCTCCGCGACGTTCCACACGACCATCGCGAAGAAGAAGCGGAGCGTCTGGATGCCGAGCCAGAAACCGATGGCGCCGGCGATTACGAGTGCGGTCTGCAAGCGCCGCGATTATCGGTACGCGCTGGCCTGGCCGCCAGCCGCGACTCAGATTTCGATCTCGGTGCCGTCGGCGGCGAGTGGCCACGCGAGCTTGTCGTGCCGCGCGAGTGTCTCCGCCCCGGCGTGCGTCAGCACGATCCGCCTGGCCCGCAGGTCGCTGCGATGTGCAAGCAAATCCGCGTGCGACAGGTGTTGCGGGATGCGCTTCTCAAAGGAGTACGCCTCGGCGATGAAGAGGTCGGCGGCGTCGGCAAGCCTGGGTAAGGCGCCGCACCACTCCGTATCGCCCGTGTACGCGACGACGCGGCCGTCGACGCGCGCACGGAGTCCGTGAGGCACCGTCTCGGGCAGGTGCGCGACCGGCATCGCGACGACCTCGAGCGGACCGATCCGCGTTGCCTTCTCGCCGAGCTCGACGTATGTGACGCCGAAGCGCTGCTCCGTTCGTGATGACGTCGGCAGCGCCGCCTCGAACACGGCCGTCATCCGTTCGCGCACGCCGGGTGGACCCGCGACGGCGAGCGGCCGCTCGCGCTTCGTGAACTGGCCGTCGAGGATCAGGTACGGAACACCGCCGCAGTGGTCACCGTGGAAGTGCGTGAGCAAAACGGCATCGATGGAGCCAGGGTCGACGCCGGCTCGCTTCAGCGCGACGAGCGATGTCGCGCCACAGTCGATGAGAGAACGGTAGCCATCGGCGTCGACGAGGATGCACGTCTGGAAGCGCCCGCCGCTGGCGAACGAGTCGCCGCTTCCGATGAAGCGGACGCGCGTCACTCGGTCGGGATCTGCTCGAACGGAGTGATGCGCAGCATCGCGAGATACAGCGCGTACGGATCCGGCGGAGCGACAACTCCGGACGACGGAACTGTGCTGACGTTGCTCAGCTGCTGCGCTGCCCGCTCGGCGTCCTGCTGCCGCCCGAGCGCGCGCAGCGCCTGCGGGTAGGAGTTGCGTAGACCGAAGACACCGCTCGCCGACCCCATCGAGAGACCCTTCTCGAACGCGGCGACCGCCTCCTCGAACATCCCGAACGAGTACGCGGCCTCGCCGTATGCGAGCCACGAGAAGTTCGTGTTCTGCGTCAGCGCTTCCTTTTTCGCGCGCTCGTACAGGTCGCGCCGCATGACCACGTCGCTCACCTGCGGACCCATGATCGCCCTCAGGAGCTCCTCGTCCTGAGGCCGGTAGATGACCATGTAGCGATAGCTGAACGACTGCCAGTTGCGTCCGAACCACTCGTATGGGAGCGACACCATGTTGCCGAGCATCGAGTCGTTCACGTACACGACGCTCGTCGCGTCGTCATAGCCGCGTACCGTGCGCCAGTGCGCGATGCGCGAGACCCAGGGATCCTGCATCCACTGCGTGACCATGGGAGCGA
It contains:
- a CDS encoding D-2-hydroxyacid dehydrogenase, producing the protein MTKIVVWSGFGGMANELPKLLTEDDVAVPKDESELATAAEAEVGIGTNNGSRVRKLFDAAPKLKWYHSVGAGVEDLVGVPEFRARGITLTNNSGSYDIQIAEHAMAFILAGAKRLHVYRDQQSRRNWKDHRQDEIRGATLVVYGLGSIGAEIARLGAAFGMRVIGVRRRVEPAPGVERIVPPEMLAEVAAEADYLAVAAPLTAATRGAVSRDVIGGMKKTAWIVNIARGAIVDEAALVDALQQGKLGGAGIDAFSTEPLPVDHPLWALENVIISPHSSNSSPHVRERTVALFVENLRRFKANEPLLNRVDLEAGY
- a CDS encoding aminotransferase class I/II-fold pyridoxal phosphate-dependent enzyme encodes the protein MRTARVKLAARTAGFTESVIREMTRLNAVHGGINLAQGFPNFAAPQALKDAAKRAIDADINQYAITWGAKSLRDALSRTYADLYGMAVDPETMLTVTCGATEAMISTLLALVDPGDEVIVLEPFYENYGPDADIAGARPVYVALRPPENVFDRDELRKAFGPRTKAIIVNTPNNPTGRVFTRDELTFIASLCIEHDVVAVTDEIYEHIRYEGEHFPMATLPGMAERTVTISGASKTFSVTGWRVGWIVAPPELTAGIRKVHDFVTVGAPAPLQEAVAAGLALGRPYYASLSAEYRKRRDLLVPALESAGFAPRKPEGAYYVLCDITPFGFDDDTEFAHWLVSEVGVAGVPGSSFYSEPALGKHLIRFTFCKTHDVLAAAAERLMRTRELAAKRR
- a CDS encoding endonuclease/exonuclease/phosphatase family protein; translated protein: MQTALVIAGAIGFWLGIQTLRFFFAMVVWNVAEDQLPTIVGLVALAVWSVGLLGWVAARIAGGPRPVYRWAALLGVLIVVRQVVSDEAATAALAFAGVIVWLWWLPAYVNEAARHGASRLVALAAVLGIAAQVAGQLALHGLDVPYLVGAGGWVAAIVLAALFILVTRVAAQEADCPPAGTSWGAIAIGPFLFLQLTLLANIGFIEALGGWELAIAGLVIELSLVAAALALMWIPGRVPMAVVGAVTLLCVLAVPLGGIATFAVVPAQAGLVVVLTGALSESGGRRTYLASYAGAMLFFVFTFAAYADYANRTATFVWPVAVVAVALLALGASGAARVRTRRSPIAAGVVGLVGVLLSFVPSNTAQVAVAPASGELTVFDYNIHQGFDLHGLPALPRVADVIAASNPDVITLQEVNRVWDLAGGVDSYSWLRWRFGGYQSVFGAMNGVHFGNAIFSRYRIANSGTVHFPIAASGIPRGFAWALIAAPAGDVFVTATHLTPYDRGQEIRERGEQAAAITAFATNYGRGRAIHAGDYNDDRSKPAVTTMVAAGLIDALAGQGLGAAMTFTSSGSPFDPPGEEQLDYIFVTKDIEVLSAQILQVTTSDHRPLVVRVRFR
- a CDS encoding MBL fold metallo-hydrolase; this translates as MTRVRFIGSGDSFASGGRFQTCILVDADGYRSLIDCGATSLVALKRAGVDPGSIDAVLLTHFHGDHCGGVPYLILDGQFTKRERPLAVAGPPGVRERMTAVFEAALPTSSRTEQRFGVTYVELGEKATRIGPLEVVAMPVAHLPETVPHGLRARVDGRVVAYTGDTEWCGALPRLADAADLFIAEAYSFEKRIPQHLSHADLLAHRSDLRARRIVLTHAGAETLARHDKLAWPLAADGTEIEI
- a CDS encoding C39 family peptidase, encoding MRGRGASAAVSALTIAVVLAAGVALRPVEAAESAAIVDTTPTEDLAASVTVTEPMVAVSAPVPVIVDEVLPTPVAAPARAVFPEMKHVWQSLNNCGPAAVVMALSTLGVDANQETARLALRGTDVRRGMGPQGVGPWVKDNFDLRSTWRNGGTIDTIKALVANGFAPMVTQWMQDPWVSRIAHWRTVRGYDDATSVVYVNDSMLGNMVSLPYEWFGRNWQSFSYRYMVIYRPQDEELLRAIMGPQVSDVVMRRDLYERAKKEALTQNTNFSWLAYGEAAYSFGMFEEAVAAFEKGLSMGSASGVFGLRNSYPQALRALGRQQDAERAAQQLSNVSTVPSSGVVAPPDPYALYLAMLRITPFEQIPTE